In the genome of Bradyrhizobium ottawaense, the window TGTCGACGTGTTCGAGGTACCTGGCTCGTTCGAGATCCCGCTGCACGCGCAGGTCCTCGCCAAGACGCGGCGCTATACCGCCATCGTCGCGGCCGGCCTGGTCGTCGATGGTGGCATCTATCGCCACGAATTCGTCGCCGACACCGTGATCAAGGCGTTGATGGACGTGCAGCTGCGCACCGAAGTGCCGGTGTTCTCCGCGGTGCTGACGCCGCAGCAATTCCACGAGACCGAGGTGCACTACGACTTCTTCCGCAAGCATTTTGCGATCAAGGGCGTCGAGGTCGCGGCCGCTTGTGCAGAGACGTTGCTCGGCCTGGAGCGCCTGCGCGGCCAGGTCGCGGCGGGGATCGTGGGGTAGGCATGGTCATTCCGGGGCGCGCGAAGCGCGAGCCCGGAATCCATTGATCGACACGGATTGCTGCAAGATGGATTCCGGGTTCGGCGCTCTCGCGCCGCCCCGGAATGACGGTGTCAGTCGAACAGGCTCGACACCGACTCTTCCGCCGCCGTGCGCGCGATCGCGTCGGAGATCAGGCTGGCGATCGGCAGCGTGCGGATGTTCGGCGCCTTGGTCACCGCGTCCGTCGGCAGGATCGAGTCGGTGATCACGAGCTCCTTCAGCCTCGAGCCCGCGATGCGGGCGGCCGCGCCGCCGGAGAGCACGCCGTGGGTGATGTAGGCGTAGACGTCCTTGGCACCCTTGGCGATCAGCGCGTCGGCCGCGTTCACCAGCGTTCCGCCGGAGTCCACGATGTCGTCGATCAGGATACAGGTGTAGCCGGCGACGTCGCCGATCACGTTCATGACCTCGGATTCGCCCGCCCGTTCGCGGCGCTTGTCGACGATCGCGAGCGGAGTGTTGATGCGCTTGGCGAGGCCGCGCGCGCGGGCCACGCCGCCGACGTCGGGCGAGATCACCATGGTCTTGGAGAGGTCGAACCTCTCCTTGATGTCGCGCACCATCAGTGGCGCCGCGTAAAGGTTGTCGGTCGGGATGTCGAAGAAGCCCTGGATCTGGCCGGCGTGCAGATCGAGCGTCATGACGCGGTCGACGCCGGCCTGCGTGATCAGGTTGGCGACCAGCTTGGCCGAGATCGGCGTGCGCGAGCCCGACTTACGGTCCTGCCGGGCGTAGCCGAAATAGGGCAGCACCGCCGTGATGCGGCGCGCCGAGGAGCGGCGCAGCGCGTCGGTGATGATCAGCAATTCCATCAGATGGTCGTTCGCCGGGAACGAGGTCGACTGGATGATGAAGGCATCCGAGCCGCGCACGTTCTCCTGGATCTCGACGAAGATCTCCATGTCGGCGAAGCGCCGCACCACCGCCTTGGTCAGCGGCAGGTCCAG includes:
- a CDS encoding 6,7-dimethyl-8-ribityllumazine synthase → MNQMLQDPKIETSEVSQPPVPQDPAPDHPLFAKPQRVAFVQACWHRDVVEEARIAFIKEAEARHLTHVDVFEVPGSFEIPLHAQVLAKTRRYTAIVAAGLVVDGGIYRHEFVADTVIKALMDVQLRTEVPVFSAVLTPQQFHETEVHYDFFRKHFAIKGVEVAAACAETLLGLERLRGQVAAGIVG
- a CDS encoding ribose-phosphate pyrophosphokinase — its product is MSAKNGSIKLVAGNSNPALAQAIAQGLDLPLTKAVVRRFADMEIFVEIQENVRGSDAFIIQSTSFPANDHLMELLIITDALRRSSARRITAVLPYFGYARQDRKSGSRTPISAKLVANLITQAGVDRVMTLDLHAGQIQGFFDIPTDNLYAAPLMVRDIKERFDLSKTMVISPDVGGVARARGLAKRINTPLAIVDKRRERAGESEVMNVIGDVAGYTCILIDDIVDSGGTLVNAADALIAKGAKDVYAYITHGVLSGGAAARIAGSRLKELVITDSILPTDAVTKAPNIRTLPIASLISDAIARTAAEESVSSLFD